The Naumovozyma castellii chromosome 5, complete genome genomic interval GCAGGTTTACCGTCACTACCCGTTGTGGAATAATACGAAATAATTTCCGACACTGTCATGTTAAGATCAGTAAACGTGCTGGTATACGGATGTGGTATCAAAAATGGAACACTGATTGTCGAAGTTGTGGTCCCTAGGTATGGAAGGGTTGTCAATTCAGGTAAGTTTGGAAGATACCCCGTTGTGGTAAAATAGCTGACTACTTCTGTTTGTGTCAGCAAACCATTGGTTATAGTAGTAGTGTATGGAGATGGTAGACTAAACGATGGGATAAAATATTCCGTTGTAATGAGAGTGCTTGGCAGTCCATCAGTATCCAAGGTTGTCTCATAGGAGACTATCTTGGTTATAGTATTGCTCTGGTATGAAGCTTTGGTGGTTAAGGGTGCAGGGAGAGCTTTTTGAATAGGGCAAAGGTTAGTAGTTACCTTGTCTACGTCAATACTTGCTTGGCAATTGGATGGCATTTCTGCATTAGAATTAGATTTTATCTGCATACAGGGCGTTGCAACTTTATCAGTATTGCATATGGCTTCGTAATACTGGGCCAAATTAGGACCTAcatcaaaaataaaagacCCTGTTGGAACAGTTAGATTTAGCATACCAGTGACATTATTATAAGTATATGTTGGATATTCGGAAAGTTGTGGACCAACTAGCAGGTATGCAAAACTGTCCGGGGGAAGTCTAATCACCGGAATAGATTCTGCAAGTTGTGGTCCCGTAAATGATAGCTGTGCAAATGATGTTTTTGCGTATATTGTTTGGTTAAACGGTTTAGAAAGATCGAACAGTTGCAAGTATCGATAGCTATCGTCAAGATATGTACAACCTGTTCCAACAATGTTCGAAAATGATATGTTATATGGCGTAAGTCCACCGTAAACTTCTATGACACCATCATTAACAATCCCACCTGTAGGTCCTTCAAGCACAACAGAGTCACTAGGATAATTAATATAAACCACACCTTTGTTGATAAAGCTTCCAGTAATCGAGATACTACCAAAACTATTACGTGTAAAAGATAGAAACCCATTATTCAATAAGTTTGTGGCCTGGAAATCTTTTGAGCCCGCAAAATTCTCAGTTTGTAGAAACATCTGACCGTTGTTTGTAATGCTATCAGAGGAAATGGTACCAAATTTGGTTAAACCAAGGCAAAAGACACCGTTGTTAGTTATATCACcatccattgaaattggtacACTCCCTTGACTTAGAAACGAGACACCAAACCCGGTGTCGACTATTACGTCCGTGTCAATTAGTGAATCACTAAACACCACGTTTCTTGTAACTTCAATACCGTGGGCAACTTGTGCCAACGAATAGAGCGCACCCACAACATAGAGTGTATATTTGCAAAATAACATTGCTTAATAAATTTCTAGTTCGAAGCTGTTGaactttgaaaagatgTTGAGATAGGCATGAAATTAGAAGAGAGCCTGTTATCTTTGTCAGCACGTCTCCCTAATATATAGTAAATCATTTGGGTTACTTTGTAGCGAAAAACCATTGTTGTAAAAGCTGGGGGAACTGGGCATACTTTCAACCCCTGGTCAGGCAAATGAAGAAGACTCACAACAATGCAAATCCTTTTGAAGGCAAGAAAGGTATTTTTCATGCAGATCTCCAAAACGATCGATAAAATCGCTCGTTTTCGGGAGAAAAATGGCAGGAACAGAATATCCGAAAAAGATACCATTTAGCGCACAAATAAATCtaacaaatttcttttttattttaaacttgaaatcattactattattatattagGAGAAATTATTGACATACATATTAAGAAAACTGAACtaaaaaaggaaaagaggGAAACAAACTTTTTTTCTATAAATCCAatcttttaatttgttCCAATCGTTCATTTATGGCATGTTCAAAATTTCCAGTGGTCATTTCTTCCAACGATGCCTCATGAGCATCCAATAATTTGGCATGAATGGATTGTAAAGCCTTTAGTGAATCGGTTTCATCAATGACACaagaaatattaatttCGTTAGCACCTTGAGATATcatttcaatattaataCCTTGCTCTGCCAATGTAGTGAACATGGTACCAGCA includes:
- the NCAS0E03100 gene encoding uncharacterized protein, encoding MLFCKYTLYVVGALYSLAQVAHGIEVTRNVVFSDSLIDTDVIVDTGFGVSFLSQGSVPISMDGDITNNGVFCLGLTKFGTISSDSITNNGQMFLQTENFAGSKDFQATNLLNNGFLSFTRNSFGSISITGSFINKGVVYINYPSDSVVLEGPTGGIVNDGVIEVYGGLTPYNISFSNIVGTGCTYLDDSYRYLQLFDLSKPFNQTIYAKTSFAQLSFTGPQLAESIPVIRLPPDSFAYLLVGPQLSEYPTYTYNNVTGMLNLTVPTGSFIFDVGPNLAQYYEAICNTDKVATPCMQIKSNSNAEMPSNCQASIDVDKVTTNLCPIQKALPAPLTTKASYQSNTITKIVSYETTLDTDGLPSTLITTEYFIPSFSLPSPYTTTITNGLLTQTEVVSYFTTTGYLPNLPELTTLPYLGTTTSTISVPFLIPHPYTSTFTDLNMTVSEIISYYSTTGSDGKPATGTTTSTLTATSYITTTTTDYPMGTTHITKDYTSEGTWSSSVTYSTAVETYIIKILSTGTGIETLSTIY